From Rhododendron vialii isolate Sample 1 chromosome 10a, ASM3025357v1, the proteins below share one genomic window:
- the LOC131302928 gene encoding uncharacterized protein LOC131302928, whose product MSSSLTECFNPWILEEHELPVVDMVDRIRKKMMKSMCLRREKTSKWEQVICPYGASRLEKLYDLVKTWKVIPSSADIFEVDTDPLVSVNIRRRTCSCWWQLNGFPCCHTVCAIKYSGKNLNLYVERYFHDESYCEVYSKPIYPVASLWKGDVVDCGTSILPPLSKKPLGRPKNKRIRSNGEKVKEMKCGKCGEMGNHNKLTCKEDLRPGL is encoded by the coding sequence ATGTCCTCTAGTCTAACTGAGTGCTTTAACCCATGGATATTGGAAGAGCATGAATTGCCCGTGGTGGATATGGTTGATCGTATAAGGAAAAAGATGATGAAATCAATGTGTTTGaggagagaaaagacaagtaaatGGGAGCAGGTGATTTGTCCTTATGGGGCGTCTCGGTtggaaaagttatatgatttaGTTAAAACATGGAAAGTGATTCCTTCAAGTGCAGATATATTTGAAGTTGACACCGATCCGTTAGTAAGTGTTAATATTAGGAGGCGTACATGCAGTTGTTGGTGGCAGTTGAATGGATTCCCTTGTTGTCACACTGTCTGTGCTATCAAATACAGTGGTAAGAATTTGAACTTGTATGTAGAGCGTTATTTTCACGATGAGAGTTATTGTGAGGTGTATTCAAAACCAATTTATCCGGTTGCGTCATTGTGGAAAGGTGATGTGGTTGATTGTGGTACTAGTATTTTGCCACCCTTGTCAAAAAAGCCTCTAGGGAGGCCTAAGAATAAGAGGATTCGTTCGAATGGTGAGAAGGTTAAAGAAATGAAGTGTGGTAAATGTGGGGAAATGGGGAATCATAACAAACTTACTTGTAAGGAGGATTTGAGGCCTGGTTTGTAG